A single region of the Thermodesulfobacteriota bacterium genome encodes:
- the csm3 gene encoding type III-A CRISPR-associated RAMP protein Csm3, which translates to MRLTKIKRLEGTITLKSGLHIGSGNMEMHIGGTDSPVIKHPHTLEPYIPGSSLKGKVRALLEMESGLMLHTKGDVVSSKTLEAKEVKANTELTDKCEGILKVFGSSGADREDETGFGPTRVSFADCYLDDVWKNKARDNRWLLTEEKSENVINRIKGTAEHPRFIERVPEGTVFRFLVTFKVLQDGDEALFDGVLLKGLKLLEMDALGGSGSRGYGRIGFEFNDGETNARFKTLNPF; encoded by the coding sequence ATGAGACTTACGAAAATCAAAAGGCTTGAAGGAACCATTACTCTAAAGAGTGGTCTACACATCGGTTCGGGCAATATGGAAATGCATATAGGCGGCACTGACAGTCCGGTGATAAAGCATCCCCATACGTTGGAGCCGTATATCCCTGGGTCCTCGCTAAAGGGAAAGGTCAGGGCGCTGCTCGAAATGGAGAGCGGGCTGATGCTTCACACCAAGGGAGACGTGGTGTCAAGTAAGACATTGGAAGCAAAAGAGGTCAAGGCTAACACGGAGTTGACAGATAAGTGTGAGGGAATTCTGAAGGTCTTTGGGTCAAGCGGCGCAGATAGAGAGGACGAAACGGGGTTCGGACCCACCAGAGTCTCTTTCGCGGACTGTTATCTGGATGACGTCTGGAAGAACAAGGCCAGGGATAATCGTTGGCTGCTGACAGAAGAGAAATCTGAGAACGTTATTAACAGGATCAAAGGCACCGCTGAACATCCAAGGTTTATCGAAAGAGTCCCGGAAGGCACAGTGTTCAGATTTCTGGTCACGTTTAAGGTGTTGCAGGATGGAGATGAAGCCCTCTTTGACGGAGTGCTCCTCAAAGGGCTCAAACTCCTTGAGATGGACGCGCTCGGGGGAAGCGGAAGCAGAGGTTACGGAAGGATCGGCTTTGAGTTCAACGATGGGGAAACAAATGCCAGATTCAAGACATTGAATCCGTTTTAG
- the csm2 gene encoding type III-A CRISPR-associated protein Csm2, producing the protein MGGFWKDKSKKQIDPDLFSKTAETLARKISEEGSSKLNKPTQIRKFYDEVVRFDSILKNNPGDFDNILPYLRMLNAKAAYAAGRDLISAGFKDFISSSLNQVKDKDDFDAFAGLFEAFIGYYKFFRPSEGGGR; encoded by the coding sequence ATGGGAGGATTTTGGAAAGACAAGAGCAAGAAACAGATTGATCCGGACTTGTTTTCTAAAACCGCAGAGACTTTGGCCAGGAAGATATCGGAAGAAGGGAGCAGCAAGCTGAACAAACCCACTCAGATACGGAAATTCTATGACGAGGTGGTACGGTTTGACAGCATATTAAAAAATAACCCCGGAGATTTCGATAACATTCTGCCTTATCTCAGAATGCTCAACGCAAAAGCGGCTTACGCAGCGGGCCGGGATTTGATTTCGGCGGGGTTCAAGGACTTCATTTCGAGTTCGTTGAACCAAGTCAAGGACAAGGATGACTTTGATGCCTTTGCGGGATTGTTTGAAGCATTTATAGGGTACTACAAGTTCTTTAGACCTTCTGAAGGAGGGGGAAGATGA